GTCGCGCAGGGTGACCTTCGCACCGATGGGGTCGCCCTGGCGGACGCCGAACTCGCCGACGGTCGCCTGGGCCTGCGTGCGGACGGGCTGTTGCCCGGCCACGTCCTCCAGGATCTCCTCGGCGTCCGCGAGCTCGCGGCCGCCTTCGCCGACGCCCATGTGGACGACGACCTTCTCGACGCGCGGTTCGCGCATCTCGTGGAAGCCCGAATCGGCGCTCTCCGAGCTCATTCGTCGTCACCTCCGTCTTCGACGTCGGCCGCGGCCTCCTCGGTCACGTCCTCGGGGCCTTCGCCCTCGTCGTCGGTGAAGTTCTCGTCGATGACGACGACGTACTCCTCGACCGTCTCGAAGCCATCGGCGTCGTCCTGCTCGACGAGCACGTTGTTGGAGGCGCTGCCGGGCGTGACCTGGATGGTCTCGACCGTGCCGACCTCGCCAGCGTGGGCGCCGTCGACGGCCGTCACCAGCGCGCCCTCCTCGTACTCGAAGTGCGCGACGATCTCGCCGTCGTCGTTCGAGACGACCACGGAGTCACCGCCGTCGTAGGGGTCGCCCTCGTCGACGACCAGCGTCTGGCCGTCGTGCAGGGTCAGCTGCACGTCCCCGCCGGGGACGTGCTGTTTGTTCACGATCTTGCCGAGCGCCGAGTCCGCGGCCTCGGCGTCGATCGGGGTCAGCGCGAGCCGACCGCCGTCGCCGGGGAACACGCGGTAGTACTCGTCGCGCTCGACGAACGCGAGGATGTCGAACATCCCGACCGGACGCTCCTCGTCGGAGACGGCCTTGCCGTTGATCAGGACGCTGTCCTGGTCGAGGGCGTAGCGCGCCTCTTTGCGGGTGTCCGCGTAGCCGAGCACGTCCCGCAGGACGATGAGCAGGGGAACCCCCGCCTCGCCGTGGGGACCGGCGTCGGCCTTGACGGTGAACGTCTCGGTCTTGCGCTCGATCGGCCAGCTGTTCGGCACCGAGAGTCGCTTCTGATGTTTCGTCATGCGCTGTCCTCCTCAGATTCGAGACGCTTCTGGCGCAGGTCGTCCTCGAGTGTCAGGTCCGTGACCCGCAGGTTCGAGGCGTCGACCGGACGGGGAACCTCCTCGCCGTCCGCGGCCTCGACGGTCACGTCCTCGACGCGAACCGCGGTCTCGGAGAGGTCCACGTCGACCACCTCGCCGGTCTCGCCGGCGAAGTCGCCGCGCAGCACCTCGACCGTG
This DNA window, taken from Halosimplex litoreum, encodes the following:
- a CDS encoding 30S ribosomal protein S4e; amino-acid sequence: MTKHQKRLSVPNSWPIERKTETFTVKADAGPHGEAGVPLLIVLRDVLGYADTRKEARYALDQDSVLINGKAVSDEERPVGMFDILAFVERDEYYRVFPGDGGRLALTPIDAEAADSALGKIVNKQHVPGGDVQLTLHDGQTLVVDEGDPYDGGDSVVVSNDDGEIVAHFEYEEGALVTAVDGAHAGEVGTVETIQVTPGSASNNVLVEQDDADGFETVEEYVVVIDENFTDDEGEGPEDVTEEAAADVEDGGDDE
- the rplX gene encoding 50S ribosomal protein L24, with amino-acid sequence MSKQPRKQRNDDASAPLHERHEKVRATLSGDLRDEYGQRSVRVNEGDTVEVLRGDFAGETGEVVDVDLSETAVRVEDVTVEAADGEEVPRPVDASNLRVTDLTLEDDLRQKRLESEEDSA